From one Lycium ferocissimum isolate CSIRO_LF1 chromosome 7, AGI_CSIRO_Lferr_CH_V1, whole genome shotgun sequence genomic stretch:
- the LOC132065567 gene encoding aldehyde oxidase 4-like codes for MEGSQRNGNLVFAVNGERFELACVDPSTTLLQFLRYHASFKSPKLGCGEGGCGACVVLVSKYDPKLNKVEDFSVSSCLTLLCSLNGCAITTSDGLGNTRDGYHPIHQRFAGFHASQCGFCTPGMCMSFFSALVNADKGNHQVSPPQGFSSLTSFEAEKSISGNLCRCTGYRPIADACRSFASDVDIEDLGLNTFWKNGDSTETKASKLPPYDPSKDLVTYPEFLKSESITCLDSTRYSWFSPVSIEELQSLLNSSVAENVGSVKIVVGNTGTGYYKETQRYDQYIDLRRIPELSILNRDRKGIEIGATATISRVISFLNEGTDVNLGLYGKMVSQKLAQHMEKIANPFVRNTASVGGNLAMAQKFGFPSDMSTLFLGVDATVSILTIHGREKLKWEELLARPALDSRSVLLSVRIPFKKDGNILQNFSKFLFETYRAAPRPLGSALAYVNAAFLADVSPRRNGVVIHSIRLAFGAFGTNHAIRAKTVEKHLSGKILNVKILYEAVKFVKLDIVPEPGTSYPEYRSSLAVSFLFKFLYPLTNVDSAVSSGLFDGVGETFVEDGDTSQGNTQTILSPAEQVVESSTEYYPVGEPMKKYGAAMQASGEAVYVDDIPSPPNCLHGAIIYSTKPLARVKNIHLQREPNSLAEGIIGIITFKDIPSRGENVGALSQFGTEPLFAEDHCEYAGDRIAVVVAKSQRSADVAARTAVVEYDTENIDSPILTVEEAVERLSFLQGPVFLDTEPVGDFSKGMAEADHKILSAELRLPSEYYFYMEPQTTLAVPDEDNTMVVYASTQFPENTHSVIARCLGVPEHNIRVKTRRAGGGFGGKAIRNMPVSTACALAAYKLRHPVRIYVNRNTDMVITGGRHPLKVTYSVGFKSNGKVTALHADILINGGISDDITPVIASHVIAALKKYNWGAFSFNLKNCKTNLTSKSSMRALGDVQGSYIADVIIEHVASVLEMEVDSVSSQNVHTYESLKLFYEHSAGEPGEYTLPSIMDQLATSSRFFDRRKMIDEFNEKNTWKKRGISRLPIVHEVTQHATPAKVSVLQDGSIVCEVGGVEIGQGLWTKVKQVIAYTLSLIERSWSEELVEKVRIIQIDTLSLVQTGYTAESTKSESSCEAARRCCNILVERLTPLKEKLQEQNGSVDWTTLIREAEAQPIDLQAHAYFVPDSSSGQYLNYGAAVSEVEIDILTGQPRIMQSDIIYDCGQSLNPAVDLGQIEGAFVQGIGYFMLEEYLTNEDGLMVTNSTWTYHIPTIDTISKRLNVRVLNSGHHKKRILSSKASGEPPLLLAATIHSAIRAAIREARKQLKRWGKLEESDSKFYLDVPAIMPVVKTTCDLDYVEKYLETLISKPST; via the exons ATGGAGGGGTCACAGAGAAATGGAAATTTGGTTTTTGCAGTTAATGGAGAGAGATTTGAGTTAGCATGTGTTGATCCTTCTACTACTTTGCTTCAGTTCTTGAGATATCATGCTTCTTTCAAGAGTCCCAAGCTTGGTTGTGGTGAAG GTGGTTGTGGAGCTTGTGTTGTTTTAGTCTCAAAGTATGATCCCAAGCTAAACAAAGTTGAAGATTTTAGTGTGAGTTCATGCCTTACACTTCTTTGTAGTTTAAATGGTTGTGCTATTACTACAAGTGATGGTCTTGGTAACACCAGAGATGGCTATCACCCAATTCACCAAAGATTTGCTGGTTTCCATGCATCTCAATGTGGCTTTTGCACTCCTGGAATGTGTATGTCGTTTTTCTCGGCTCTTGTCAATGCCGATAAAGGGAACCATCAAGTTTCTCCTCCACAAGGATTCTCTAGTCTGACTTCATTTGAAGCTGAAAAGTCCATTTCGGGGAACCTTTGTCGTTGCACTGGATACCGGCCCATCGCTGATGCTTGTAGGAGTTTTGCTTCTGATGTTGATATAGAGGATTTGGGACTCAATACCTTTTGGAAAAATGGAGATTCCACAGAAACCAAAGCCAGTAAATTGCCTCCCTATGATCCAAGTAAGGATCTTGTTACATATCCTGAATTCTTGAAAAGTGAATCCATCACGTGTTTGGATTCCACGAGGTATTCTTGGTTTAGCCCTGTTTCTATAGAGGAGCTACAAAGCTTGTTGAATTCTAGTGTGGCTGAAAATGTTGGGAGTGTTAAAATAGTTGTTGGCAATACTGGCACTGGTTATTACAAGGAAACACAGCGCTATGACCAGTACATCGATCTGAGGCGTATCCCTGAACTTTCGATCCTCAATAGGGATCGCAAAGGAATTGAAATCGGAGCAACTGCGACAATATCTAGAGTTATTTCATTTCTGAATGAGGGAACCGATGTCAATTTGGGATTGTATGGAAAGATGGTGTCCCAAAAGTTGGCTCAACATATGGAGAAGATTGCTAATCCGTTCGTCAGAAACACTGCCAGTGTGGGGGGAAATTTAGCTATGGCGCAGAAGTTTGGTTTTCCGTCTGATATGTCTACATTATTTCTTGGAGTAGATGCTACGGTTAGTATATTGACCATTCATGGACGAGAAAAACTTAAATGGGAGGAGCTCTTAGCAAGGCCAGCATTAGACTCAAGAAGTGTGCTTCTAAGTGTTCGGATCCCTTTTAAAAAGGACGGAAATATTCTTCAGAACTTTTCGAAGTTTTTGTTTGAAACCTATCGAGCTGCACCGCGACCTCTCGGAAGTGCATTGGCATATGTAAATGCTGCTTTCTTAGCTGATGTTTCTCCCCGAAGAAACGGGGTCGTGATACATTCAATCAGGTTGGCATTTGGTGCTTTTGGCACAAATCATGCGATAAGGGCGAAAACAGTAGAGAAACATCTAAGCGGGAAAATATTGAACGTCAAGATTCTGTATGAAGCAGTGAAATTTGTCAAGCTAGACATAGTCCCTGAACCAGGGACTTCATACCCTGAGTACAGGTCAAGCTTGGCTGTCAGTTTTCTGTTCAAGTTTTTGTATCCGCTTACCAATGTTGATTCCGCCGTTTCCAGTGGTTTGTTCGACGGAGTTGGTGAAACTTTTGTAGAAGATGGTGATACTAGTCAAGGAAATACACAGACAATACTATCACCTGCTGAGCAGGTTGTGGAATCAAGTACCGAGTACTATCCAGTCGGTGAGCCGATGAAGAAGTATGGAGCTGCCATGCAAGCTTCTG gtgAAGCTGTTTATGTAGACGACATTCCATCACCACCAAACTGTCTACACGGGGCAATTATCTATAGTACAAAACCACTAGCAAGGGTAAAGAACATTCATCTCCAGCGTGAGCCTAATTCATTAGCAGAGGGAATTATTGGCATTATCACATTTAAAGATATCCCGAGCAGAGGGGAAAATGTAGGAGCTTTGAGCCAGTTTGGCACTGAACCTTTATTTGCAGAGGATCATTGCGAATATGCTGGTGATCGAATTGCTGTTGTG GTTGCTAAAAGTCAGAGGTCTGCTGATGTGGCTGCAAGAACAGCCGTTGTTGAATATGACACGGAAAACATAGATTCGCCGATTTTAACTGTTGAGGAGGCTGTTGAGAGGTTAAGTTTTCTTCAAGGTCCCGTGTTTCTGGACACTGAACCGGTTGGTGATTTCTCAAAAGGAATGGCTGAAGCTGACCACAAAATTCTTTCTGCTGAG TTGAGACTTCCATCAGAGTACTACTTTTATATGGAGCCACAGACTACCTTAGCAGTTCCTGATGAGGACAACACGATGGTTGTTTATGCTTCAACTCAGTTCCCTGAGAATACGCATAGTGTGATTGCTCGTTGTCTTGGTGTTCCCGAGCATAATATCCGCGTGAAAACAAGAAGGGCTGGAGGTGGCTTTGGTGGCAAGGCAATAAGAAATATGCCA GTTTCCACAGCCTGTGCACTTGCAGCGTACAAGTTACGACATCCTGTCAGGATATACGTCAACAGAAATACTGACATGGTAATAACGGGAGGAAGACACCCCCTGAAAGTAACGTACAGTGTTGGATTCAAGTCAAACGGGAAGGTCACAGCCTTACATGCTGATATCTTAATAAATGGAGGGATATCAGATGATATAACCCCTGTCATAGCGTCTCATGTAATCGCAGCGCTCAAGAAATACAATTGGGGTgccttttctttcaatttaaaGAATTGCAAGACAAACCTTACCAGCAAATCATCTATGCGGGCACTGGGGGATGTCCAAGGATCATATATTGCAGACGTTATAATAGAACATGTAGCAAGTGTACTGGAAATGGAGGTGGACTCTGTCAGTAGCCAAAATGTTCATACTTATGAAAGCCTTAAATTATTCTACGAGCATAGTGCTGGAGAACCAGGAGAATATACCTTGCCTAGTATCATGGATCAGTTGGCGACATCCTCAAGATTTTTTGATAGAAGAAAGATGATAGATGAATTTAATGAGAAAAACACGTGGAAGAAACGGGGCATTTCTCGATTGCCAATCGTGCATGAAGTTACGCAACACGCGACACCAGCAAAAGTAAGCGTCCTGCAGGACGGATCGATAGTTTGTGAAGTTGGAGGGGTTGAAATCGGCCAAGGGCTATGGACAAAGGTTAAACAGGTGATCGCCTACACTCTTAGTTTAATCGAGAGAAGTTGGAGCGAAGAACTCGTGGAGAAGGTGCGAATCATACAAATAGATACATTAAGCTTAGTGCAAACTGGATATACCGCTGAAAGCACCAAGTCCGAATCAAGCTGTGAAGCTGCTCGACGTTGCTGTAATATCCTGGTTGAAAGACTGACTCCTCTGAAGgaaaaacttcaagaacaaaatgGTTCTGTCGACTGGACTACACTGATTCGCgag GCAGAAGCTCAACCAATAGATCTACAAGCACATGCTTATTTTGTCCCAGATTCAAGTTCCGGGCAATATTTGAACTATGGTGCTGCTGTTAGCGAG GTTGAGATAGATATTTTGACAGGACAGCCAAGAATTATGCAATCAGATATTATATACGACTGTGGTCAGAGCTTGAATCCAGCTGTTGACTTGGGACAG ATTGAAGGGGCTTTTGTACAGGGAATTGGATATTTTATGCTTGAAGAATATCTTACAAACGAAGACGGATTGATGGTTACAAATAGCACGTGGACATACCATATCCCGACGATTGATACCATATCTAAGCGTTTGAATGTTCGTGTGTTAAACAGTGGACATCACAAAAAACGTATTCTATCATCTAAAG CTTCTGGTGAACCGCCATTGCTTCTAGCAGCTACAATCCATTCTGCTATAAGGGCAGCCATTAGAGAAGCCCGAAAACAGCTGAAACGTTGGGGTAAACTCGAGGAGTCTGATTCGAAATTTTATCTGGATGTACCTGCCATAATGCCTGTTGTGAAGACAACTTGTGACCTAGACTATGTGGAGAAATACTTGGAAACTTTGATCAGCAAACCATCCACCTAA